The genomic window CAGAGACAGTGGCGGTAGAAGAGACATACCGTTAGTTTGGTTCCTGTATTTGTCTGACAAAGCGGCGCTCACTTGAACCCTGTTGGTGCGATTCAGTGAATAAATCCTCCTCTCTGCGAACCCCCGGGCCATCTTAAGCTCCAGTACGTGAAGTTTCCTCTTCAGCGCTTTGTTTTCACGCTGACATTGAGTCATCTGTAAGTTTATGACCGCGTAGTCGTCGTCTACGAGTTTACATATCTCAGCCACCGCTGCGTTCGCCAGCACCTCCATGATGGAAGCGAGCTGAGTCTGGAAAGCGATGCGACTGGACATGGTGAAGGTTTGAGCGTCCTTCAGCACGTTTCACTGAGGGTTCAATGATTTTGGAGCTGGGTGAAAATGGTACTGAATTGAGAAATGTAAAGACACGTCTTCAAAACATCGTGGGAATAACAATCATTCACTCGGGTTTGACATCGCTCAGCACTTCCGGTCAGTAGTAGTGACGTAAAAACCATAAAGACTAGATTACAGCGCACTGTAAATTTACTGAATGAATAAAACTATGATCCATGTCTTGGCCACTTCGTCAGTAACCTATAGTTTGATTAATTTCGGCTTAACCGCTTGTTTGTGGCTTTTCTAaaggttcaccccaaaatgaaaatagtcTCTCATTTATAAACCCATattatttaaattcttttttttttttttttttactggatacctgaattgtttttaaaatgatctgACCTTTTGCTGAGATTTCAGCCACTGAACCCATTCTTTGAAAGATGCACTCAtctcttaaaataaacatttaattctgCTTTGGTACAACAAGAAAATATACAAACAGTACATGCAAGTTTTTATGGGCTTGTAAAGTTTATACCAAGTCATCATATAATCCCACAACATTTTGTACAATggattattaaataatgaaattattgggggggggggtgcattcaAGTAGCGTATTAAATATTAAGAGTTacttgttattatattatatacatgtttAAATCAAATCATTCCATGGTCCTCAGAGACAACCTCGGGTGTTAAACTTAGCTTCTTTTCTTGGAGAGACTGAGGGGTTTTGGGTGGTTTGTTAACTTTGCTGTAGATGGGTTGGTTCTCATCACAAGACATTTTGCTCTGAGAGTTATTGTTTTGAGCTGACTGTACAACCTCAGGTACTCCATAAATGGGCCCCTCAGTCTGGTCAAGTCTATTACTTGTGTTTGGTTTGACATGGTCATACACCTCAGAGTACTCATACACTGGGTCTTGCTGCTGGTCATTGTTAGGCGTTGTCTTGTCAGGCCGGCTGTATATCGTGTCCGTAGGGTTGGCATGGACACAACTGTTAGGTTTCAGGTGGATGGCATCTGCAGGATCAGAATACACATCAGGGTTTGAATAAACTGGCGCAATCGAGCTATTAAAGCCACCAGGATCTGACTGTGTGCTTTTTAAAGAGCTAATGGAATCTGTAGGGTTTGCATACGCATGTTCAGTTAAGCCTATAGGACTTGCTGGTTTTATATGTACAGAAAATCTGTTTGGGTCAAGAGCATCTGCTGGATTACGGTTCAAGGGCAGTTTTGTGTCTGAAGGCTGAGGGCTGTTGCTGCCCCTCGTATCAAGCAAAGTAAAACTATCAGGGCGTCTTGGAAGGGGTGAGCGAGGAGAACGAAAATGTGGATAATGTGGTGAGTGGCTGTCTCCGGTAACGGCAAGGCTCATCTGTAGGTGAATAGCTGACTGAGTGAGGCGAAAGATCTCATCACTCTGTCTGGTCTCAAAGTTAAAGGTGCCGGGACCTGATTCACAGCGCCTGCCTGCTTCCAGAGAAAACAGCATCTAGAGAAGAACAGAGATAGTGTCAAAAATATTTGTAAGCACTCATTTAACATGTTAACTAGTTACCTTATATTGGGTAATATTATGTGTAATATtaccggattttttttttaaatgtatattttttctgaattattttttgaGAGACATAGCATTCAAACGTTTGGCTTGGTGCACACAcataaaaatgctgggttgttttacTTTCAACCCCAACTTCAATGTTCAATCACAAACTAACCCGACTATTGggttaaattttaaaattttatttttaagaaaagttgAGTTAATCTTAATTAGATTTCAAAATTAGGTTGAAACAACTTAgcattttttttagtatttagaTTTTGAACAAAGTATTTTCTtgtcacaaaggctgcatttatttgctcaaaaatacagtaaaactgtcattttgtgaaatattacaatttatgacagctgttttttttatatatttaaatatgtaattaattcctgtgatggcaaagctgaattttcagcagttattatGTCTGTCTTGAtccttcacatgatccttcagaaatatttctaatgtgctgatttggtgctcaagaaccatttctttttcttattatcatcaatgttgaaaacagtagtttagcttaatttttttgtaaaaatatatatatattttttataacattgcaaatgcctttactgtttacttttgatcagtttaatggaATTAAAGTCTTAACTTAAACATCTTCCTGGCCCCAAGCTTCTGCCTGGTAGTGTATAATTATAATGCTTAAAAgtaattaacaaataatttatggttattattcttaaaattgtatttttttgtttataaaaaatatgagTCACCTTATAATGTCTTCCAAAAAAAGCAGCAGTAGCAGCATCACAtctaatagtattttatttaaataaatatgttctgTTTCTGGCTATGTACATGAAGTATTTATCTTCTGACCTTATCTCGGCCATAGCGGCGCAGCAGCTTATGTGGCCACTCCATGACGGTCCTCCTGGTCTCCAGATCTTGAAGAACAAGCCTGTCCTCACCAGCTTGTAGCCAGTACTGTCCTCTCAGGCCACATCGAAGTGAAGCCTCGCTCTGCAGTACAACCACTTTAAAATTGCACACTAAAATGAAAGACATTGAGATCAAAATTAAACTTAAGCTGCGATTCAGAGGTCAAAGGTTATACCATATGTCTATGTTTTAAACCAGAGCTGAATAAAGGTGGTTTACTGTTGTCTACTggcttgttaaaaaaaatctattctatGCAGCGATGACATACTGTAGAAGTAGGTAGACTGGCCTTTCAGGAACATGACAGCATGAATGATACATCTGACCTTTGTTTGTACTCACATTGTTCTCTGGACATGCAGATCTGATTGTCCTCCAGAAGAGGTATCGGCTGTGACACACTTTTAGTGTGTTTCTGTGAAAGTACGAACACCATTGAGAAATACAAGCAGGGAGTGGAGTAAAGGCGTCAGTACATTACCTAACCAGTTATGTGGCAGGAATGAtctgcatttttcattttattagattCCTGAACTTTTTTTACCCTCCATATATACTGTTCGGTTTCCCCGAGAAAGTctgttttatgctcaccaaggccatatttatttaattagcaaaaactgtaaaaatacaataaaaactgtactGAGACATAAATAGCTCTACTTATGTTGACACTTTTGTAtagtgcatccttgctaaataaaagtttttttcttaaaaaacaaaaaaataaaatctgaccccaaacttttgaatgatagtgtgaaaatcaaaatatatcaaaaaatcCAAACCCTCACCTGAAAGGCATTGTTACATATTATGTCCACCCATTCTCCACACCTTTCCTTCTCTGCTGCAAACACAAGCCTCTTGTCCTCCATCTCCACACAGAAAGCAGACATGTTTTCCCCTGGACAAGCCGCTGCGTGAGAAGGCAGCTCGACGACACTCACACAGTCGGCCAGACGTACAACTTTCCTCTCTGGTTGTCGTCTGACCACCACAGTTGACCGTTCGTTAACGGCTTCTAATAACTCTAACCGTGCCACGCCGTGCCGACTATCCGGATGAAGGGCCAACCAATATCGCTTCCACTTCTGTTAAGAACAAATAGATGATCATTacctacatttattattttacttgtttcTGCAATACAGTTAGATTGATCACATTTGATAAGATCTAGTCAAACTAATGGATCCATCAGGTGGAATTAGTGCTTCAGGTAATGAACACACCACTGGATTGCTAAATATTAGCattaaaaaggtctttaaaagCATGTCACATTGGAGATACGGATGTAATTACTCACTCTGCCAATCCCTCATTTACCTCACATGTACTGTGTGTGTGAAGGCATGGCCTGAATCTACGTAGTACACTTTCATAAGGGTGTGTTTTTGTCAATGGAATGTGCTGTACGGTAATTCTAAAGCAAGACAGAGATGTGCACACCATGTTTCAGCTTGTAAAGTTAGACCTGTTCCATCACTCTCAAACCAAAAATAAACGTACACATAGGTAGCACGAGTTCATGCCAAAACACAGGGGCATGGTAAACTATATTAGCTTAGACTACCCTACTTTGATTTTCTAATGTTTCTGAATGCTACAAACTTTAATATCAATAATAAGTGTAACATCATTttaaactcaaaactatttaaatataacttttttatttatttagacatttagaCATTTTGTAGTTTTAGAATTGAGGTTGACGAACACAAAACCATCTGCCtgttttaccagaaaataaaTGACAACGTTCTGATGTCTTACCTTGCCATGTTTCTGATGTTGTAGGTAAACTTCACCATGTTTCCCGTGATTGTCCATGTCTGCTTGATCAACCTCTGACAGCTCGAAAAAGTGCTTTAAAAGTTGATCATTTACAGCACAATGTGGGACATCCCTTAATGGTTAACACATATAACCAAGCCTATAACACGAGTTAGTGTAAGTGTACACTTAGACTCCACCTCCTAAAAAAAGAAGATAGTCATTGTTTGATTTAGTGCAATGAATATCCACTTGATTTATATCTGAATTATAAATTTGGTTTTCTTATTTCCTCAACATTTATTGCTCAGTTCAGccttatcaataaataaataaaaatcaaactgGATACCAGTGGCACTCAAATAACTATCTCATGTCcaactatgtaaaaaaatgttATCCAGCTCTCTACAGTCAGACATAATATAGGGTGGCCATACGTCCTCTTTTTCCGACATGTCTTCTTTTTGGACCTAAAAACTGAATTCTGTGACCTTATTAGGCACATTAGTGATGGTAGGTTTAGAATAAGGATTGAGTTTAGAAGTAGGTTGGATTATCTCAATACAGCACCTACTATGGTCATATAATTTGGTGGGTCACAGAAATTGGTGTCAACAAAGGGCAGTTGGTGATGGTAGCACAGAACAGACAACACTAGAGAGCTGTCGTCGATGGCCTATGCTCCAGGAAGAAGAAGAGAGTAAGTGCTCCCATCTCTCCTCTCATCCTCTGATCATACTCCTGCAGCTCCTGTTAGATGCAGGGGTTTTTCTCTCTTGATTTTACCCCATGGGTTTAAAGTTTGAAAtgttgcataaattacatttgactaaaatgcttgcattgaaacattttgcattcttcTTATGATAGAACTGTGCTagatgttaagttttgtgaaAGGAAACTttttagctgtgtttatgatcaatatgcataacagactgtaaaatatttattttaggaaatgacattttgatatttgggaTGTGGTTATTGTGCTACTTTGGGCACTACTTTAACCACCAGCCAACCACACCCCAGTCCCCGCCCCACATGCACccactgtcctctttttggaaATCTAATACTGTCCTCTTTCTGGACACCCTAATTAAAATCGAGATATGATTTAGTTTTACATCACTAATTTTAATCATATTGCCATATTTAAACTACATGTATCAGAACAGCTGAGGGCTGTAAAActgcaataaattattttctatatttttgagGAAATTAACTTCACTATTaatcaaacaaaagcaaaatagcAGTTTTTGAGGAGTCTTGTAATTGCAGAGTTATTAAAAAAAGTGCACCGGTTGTTTTGTGTATATACTCTATTAACAAAAGCT from Carassius auratus strain Wakin chromosome 1, ASM336829v1, whole genome shotgun sequence includes these protein-coding regions:
- the LOC113074711 gene encoding docking protein 2-like encodes the protein MDNHGKHGEVYLQHQKHGKKWKRYWLALHPDSRHGVARLELLEAVNERSTVVVRRQPERKVVRLADCVSVVELPSHAAACPGENMSAFCVEMEDKRLVFAAEKERCGEWVDIICNNAFQKHTKSVSQPIPLLEDNQICMSREQLCNFKVVVLQSEASLRCGLRGQYWLQAGEDRLVLQDLETRRTVMEWPHKLLRRYGRDKMLFSLEAGRRCESGPGTFNFETRQSDEIFRLTQSAIHLQMSLAVTGDSHSPHYPHFRSPRSPLPRRPDSFTLLDTRGSNSPQPSDTKLPLNRNPADALDPNRFSVHIKPASPIGLTEHAYANPTDSISSLKSTQSDPGGFNSSIAPVYSNPDVYSDPADAIHLKPNSCVHANPTDTIYSRPDKTTPNNDQQQDPVYEYSEVYDHVKPNTSNRLDQTEGPIYGVPEVVQSAQNNNSQSKMSCDENQPIYSKVNKPPKTPQSLQEKKLSLTPEVVSEDHGMI